From Weissella diestrammenae, a single genomic window includes:
- a CDS encoding ABC transporter permease: MWKTILRRVLIMIPQLLIVSILTFMLAKLMPGDPFSGRIGPHTDIHQLNALRHAAGLDQPWYQQYIHWMGNVFHGDFGQSFQLKAPVRTIIGDRLGNTVYLSLIAMFLTYLIAIGMALIAARKENSRLDRGLVLWNSFVYTMPSYLFYLFGIFIFGYVLGIFPTSGTVDATANGFFEILISRLYHMILPALTVAIIGTTATFTYLRTGILDEAKQEYVKLARAKGVPEKKIMTKHILRNAFLPIASTMGYSITAIFGGMIIAETIFSFPGVGKLFIDSVLTRDYPIVTTLVLFNGALAVVGGLLSDIIMSIVDPRIRIQ; encoded by the coding sequence ATGTGGAAAACAATTTTACGTCGTGTTTTGATTATGATTCCCCAATTGTTAATTGTTTCGATTTTGACGTTTATGTTAGCTAAGTTAATGCCAGGTGATCCATTTAGTGGTCGTATCGGCCCGCATACAGATATTCATCAGTTAAATGCCCTTCGTCATGCAGCTGGTTTAGATCAGCCATGGTATCAGCAATATATTCATTGGATGGGTAATGTATTTCATGGCGATTTTGGACAATCGTTTCAATTGAAGGCACCGGTGAGAACCATTATTGGTGATCGTTTGGGCAACACAGTTTACTTATCATTAATTGCAATGTTTCTCACGTATTTAATAGCGATTGGGATGGCCTTAATTGCAGCTCGTAAGGAAAATTCGCGTTTGGACCGCGGCTTGGTTTTGTGGAATTCATTTGTTTATACGATGCCATCATACCTGTTTTATTTATTTGGCATTTTCATTTTTGGGTATGTACTGGGAATCTTTCCGACTTCTGGTACCGTTGATGCAACTGCAAATGGCTTCTTTGAAATTCTGATTAGTCGCTTGTACCACATGATTTTGCCGGCTTTAACGGTGGCTATTATTGGCACAACCGCCACTTTTACTTACCTGAGAACTGGTATTTTAGACGAAGCCAAGCAAGAGTATGTGAAGTTGGCTCGTGCTAAGGGCGTACCTGAAAAAAAGATTATGACCAAACATATTTTGCGTAATGCATTTTTACCAATTGCGTCAACTATGGGTTACTCAATTACGGCTATTTTTGGCGGAATGATTATCGCAGAAACAATTTTTTCATTCCCAGGGGTTGGTAAATTATTTATCGATTCAGTATTGACGCGTGATTATCCAATCGTAACGACGTTGGTCTTATTCAATGGTGCATTGGCCGTGGTTGGTGGCCTATTGTCAGATATTATTATGTCAATTGTTGATCCGCGTATTCGGATTCAATAG
- a CDS encoding ATP-dependent Clp protease proteolytic subunit has product MNPIPYVIEQSARGERSYDIYSRLLIDRIIMLTGPIDSAMAATVKAQLLFLDAQDPDKDIYMYIDSPGGEVIAGMSIYDTMNFVHADVQTIVVGLAASMASILASSGAKGKRFMLPNSEFLIHQPMGGTQGQETEMKIAYEQIFKTRERLAKVLADNSGQPLEKVNADIERDYWLDAEESLAYGLIDKVMIKSSDK; this is encoded by the coding sequence ATGAATCCAATTCCATACGTGATTGAACAATCTGCCCGTGGCGAACGTTCATATGATATTTATTCACGGCTTTTAATTGACCGAATTATTATGTTGACAGGACCAATCGATTCAGCGATGGCAGCAACAGTTAAGGCGCAATTACTTTTCCTTGATGCACAAGATCCTGATAAGGATATTTATATGTACATTGATTCACCCGGTGGGGAAGTAATCGCAGGTATGTCGATTTATGATACAATGAACTTTGTTCATGCCGATGTCCAAACCATTGTTGTCGGGTTAGCAGCATCAATGGCCTCAATTCTGGCGTCTTCAGGTGCAAAAGGTAAGCGTTTCATGTTGCCAAATTCAGAATTTTTGATTCACCAGCCAATGGGTGGTACACAAGGGCAAGAAACTGAAATGAAAATTGCCTATGAACAAATTTTTAAGACCCGTGAGCGCTTGGCTAAAGTATTAGCTGATAATTCAGGTCAACCACTTGAAAAAGTCAATGCTGATATTGAGCGTGATTACTGGCTAGACGCTGAGGAATCATTAGCTTATGGATTAATTGATAAAGTAATGATTAAGAGCAGCGATAAATAA
- the whiA gene encoding DNA-binding protein WhiA, which produces MSFASDVKKELTMLEITKPSNAKAELSALLRMNGALGLNNMQWTLNVQTENAATARRILSLLQQFYDVQAEISVRRQMKLKKNNLYVVRIKQDVNELLNDLHIFESGTITSTVSETWLADEGMIRSYLRGAFLAAGSVNNPETSRYHLEIYSLYIEQAEQLAALINQFGLKPKVLERRSGYIVYLKEAEKIVDLLNLIGATVAMLKFEDIRVMRDMRNSVNRLVNAENANIEKTVSASQKQIDDIEFLDAEIGLHRLPIKLREIAEVRLAHRDDPLSELGQYVHSGEITKSGVNHRLRKISSLADTLREGGQLPKNM; this is translated from the coding sequence ATGTCGTTTGCAAGTGACGTCAAAAAAGAGTTAACGATGTTAGAAATCACCAAGCCTTCGAATGCAAAAGCTGAACTATCGGCACTATTGCGAATGAATGGTGCCCTCGGATTAAATAATATGCAGTGGACACTTAATGTTCAAACTGAAAACGCGGCGACTGCAAGGCGTATATTATCTTTATTACAACAATTTTATGACGTACAAGCTGAAATTTCGGTGCGACGACAAATGAAACTGAAAAAAAATAATTTGTATGTCGTGCGTATCAAACAAGATGTGAATGAGTTGTTGAATGATTTGCATATTTTCGAGTCTGGAACGATTACGTCGACTGTCTCTGAAACATGGCTGGCCGACGAAGGTATGATTCGCTCGTACTTGCGTGGTGCATTTTTGGCTGCCGGCTCAGTTAATAATCCTGAAACGTCGCGGTATCATCTAGAGATTTATTCTTTGTATATTGAACAGGCTGAGCAATTGGCCGCTTTAATCAATCAGTTTGGCCTAAAACCCAAGGTGCTTGAACGACGTTCCGGATATATCGTGTATCTGAAAGAAGCTGAAAAGATAGTCGATTTGTTAAATCTAATTGGTGCGACAGTTGCAATGTTAAAATTTGAAGATATCCGCGTGATGCGCGATATGCGTAATTCAGTTAATCGATTAGTTAATGCTGAAAATGCCAATATCGAGAAGACAGTCAGTGCCAGCCAAAAACAAATTGATGATATAGAATTTTTGGATGCTGAGATTGGGTTGCATCGTCTACCAATCAAGTTACGAGAAATTGCAGAAGTTCGATTGGCGCATCGCGACGATCCGTTGTCAGAATTAGGACAATATGTTCATTCGGGTGAAATTACAAAATCGGGCGTTAACCATCGACTGCGTAAAATATCTAGTTTAGCTGATACTTTACGAGAAGGCGGGCAGCTGCCAAAAAACATGTAA
- a CDS encoding ABC transporter ATP-binding protein: MAEHQTSLLRAKNVSVAFKIRGEYITAVSNVDLTVKPGEVYALVGESGSGKSTLATAMIGLHDPAYTKVTGDIQFETQDLLKLTNEEWPALRGNVMSMIFQDPLSALNPLQKIGDQIKEALMMHDVYPETAYDDRVLDLLNSVGINHPKWVANEFPHQLSGGMRQRVVIAIAVANKPRLIIADEPTTALDVTIQAQILDLLKTIQKENSAGILLITHDLGVVAEVADTVGVMYAGQIVEQAPVAKLFEAPKHPYTRSLLRSIPTLDQQNDDLYVIAGSVPSLKKMDHRRDMFLDRIPWIDDDLRQATNVSLNEVSPEHFVRGTAWQTFRFAEEK; encoded by the coding sequence ATGGCAGAGCATCAAACATCATTACTACGTGCAAAAAACGTCAGTGTTGCATTTAAAATTCGTGGTGAGTACATCACGGCTGTTTCAAATGTTGACTTAACCGTTAAGCCGGGTGAAGTCTATGCGTTAGTTGGCGAGTCAGGGTCGGGTAAATCAACCTTAGCAACAGCGATGATTGGATTGCATGACCCAGCTTATACCAAAGTGACGGGCGATATCCAATTTGAAACGCAGGATTTATTGAAATTAACTAATGAGGAATGGCCAGCTTTACGAGGCAATGTCATGAGCATGATTTTTCAAGATCCATTATCGGCATTGAATCCATTACAAAAAATCGGTGATCAAATCAAAGAGGCTTTGATGATGCACGATGTCTATCCTGAAACAGCATATGATGACCGTGTCCTTGATCTATTAAATAGTGTCGGAATCAACCATCCCAAATGGGTCGCAAATGAATTCCCCCATCAATTATCTGGTGGTATGCGCCAACGCGTAGTGATAGCGATAGCCGTTGCGAACAAACCACGCTTGATTATTGCCGATGAGCCAACTACTGCATTGGACGTTACCATTCAAGCCCAAATTTTGGATTTATTAAAGACAATTCAAAAAGAAAATTCAGCGGGTATTTTGTTGATAACACATGATTTGGGCGTTGTTGCTGAAGTGGCGGATACGGTTGGTGTGATGTATGCCGGCCAAATCGTCGAACAGGCCCCAGTGGCAAAGCTATTTGAGGCGCCCAAGCATCCTTATACGCGTTCGCTCTTACGATCAATTCCAACACTTGATCAACAAAATGATGATTTGTATGTGATTGCTGGTTCGGTACCATCATTGAAGAAAATGGATCATCGTCGAGATATGTTCCTTGACCGGATACCATGGATCGATGATGATTTGCGCCAGGCAACTAATGTGTCATTGAACGAGGTGAGCCCTGAACATTTTGTCCGAGGGACTGCGTGGCAAACGTTTAGGTTTGCAGAAGAAAAATAG